The following nucleotide sequence is from Paenibacillus odorifer.
TGTTGTAGCTGGTCAGCGTGTGCAAGTTATCAAAGATACAGAAGCTGGCAAAGGCACACTTCAATTTGGTACCGAGGTTATTAGTGCCGCTGATGGTTCGGTCGCAGCACTGTTAGGGGCTTCCCCTGGAGCTTCTACGGCTGTTCACGTGATGCTTGAAGTGCTTAACAAATGTTTCCCTCAATATATAAAAGAATGGGAACCCAAAATAAAAGAAATGATTCCTTCTTATGCCTTGTCACTAATGGATAATCCCGTGCTTCTGCAGAAAATTCACACTACAACAGCAGCTGCACTGGGTTTAGGTGGAAAAGAACATGTTTTTAATCAAAAGGTGTTTTAGTAATAAGAGGGCTGCCGAAAGGCAGCTTTTTTTTCTGCTCAAACCTGAACTATTGACACAAAAGTGTATTACACGTATAGTACATAAATAAGATGTATGAACCACTTAGTACACACACTTAGTATATGGAGTTGGTTGTATGACAGAAGAACAGAAATCAGGCGTCAGCTTTAATATTCGTGAGCCGGTATATATTCAAGTTGTGCGTCATTTCAAGGAACAGATCGCCACAGGGCAAATCGGAGCGGGAGACAAAATTCCTTCACGGCGTGAACTTGCATCAGTAATGAAGATTAATGCGAACACGGCGCAGAAGGCATATAAGGAAATGGAGGAACAGGGTTTGATCGTAACAGAAGGGAATTCCCCGAGCCGAATTACACAGGATCAGCAAATACTTAACTCGATTCGAGCTGAATTAATCGAAAGTGCAGTGGATATATTCATCAGCTCCATTCAGAATATTCAAATTCCAGTTGAAGAACTGGTAGATATCATAAAGACAAAATATACATCCGAGCGAAAGTTATCTCCAGAGGATGGTGACACAAGATGATCCAAGTGAATCAGATGGTGAAGAATTATGGATTCAAGAAGGTACTTAATGGCGTTAGCTTCACTGCTGCCAAAGGAGAGATTACCTGCCTGATCGGAATCAATGGTGCCGGGAAGTCAACGGTGCTGAAGTCCATCATGGGACTGACACCATTCAAAGGGGAAGTCTTAATCGATAATGTATCACTAACACCTGTGATGTATGAGAAAATCACTTTTATTCCAGATTCGTTAACGATGCTCTCCAATATGCGAATTGCTGATTGCTTGATCTTTATGGCTGACTTTTATCGGAATTGGAACGCTGAACGTGCAAAGGAATTGCTTAAGTTCTTCCAACTGAGCTCTTCGGATCGCGTATCCTCATTGTCGAAGGGGATGGCTGCGAAGGTAAATTTGTTGCTGGGACTAGCCTTGGATTGTGATTACATCCTAATGGACGAACCGTTCTCGGGGATTGATATGTTCAGCCGCGAGCAAATTACTGATGTGTTCACGAGTGAATTGATCGAGGACCGTGGTGTGATTATTACAACTCATGAAATTAACGATATTGAGCATTTAATTGATAAAGCGGTCTTGCTACAGCACGGGAAGGTAGAGCGTGAATTCTACTGTGAAGAAGTTCGCGAGCAGGAAGGTAAGTCCATTACGGACGTAATGAGAGAGGTGTACATGAAATGAGAGCTTTTGTGAAGCTATTGAATTTTGAAATGAACCGATTTGCCAAAATATATATTGGACTCATGGTGCTGACAGTTGCCTTGCAGCTTGCAGCAGTCACCATCGGTGCTAATCATTGGCTGGATTCTGCGAATGAGGCAATGAGAGTGAATCAATGGACGCTTGAGCAATATCACAATGTGACTGGATATATTCAGCTAAACAGTATGATGTATGCTCGCTATAATGGACTTCTATATTTCGGACCCATATTCTTGAGCATAACAGTGTTACTAATATATAGCTGCTTCATCTGGTACCGTGACTGGAGAGGTAAAAATACGATAGTATATCGCCTGCTCACCTTGCCATCCAATCGGGCGAATTTGTATTTTGCCAAGCTGGTTACGATCTTGCTATTCGCATTTGGACTTGTTGCCCTGCAAATTGTGCTTGTGCCACTGGAGCGTTTGATAGCACAGTCGATTCTTCCTGCTGAACTATATCGGAACATCTCGGTATTTGATTATTTGAAGTATCCTACTGTGCTTAGAGTACTGGTTCCGCCCTACTTTTCTGAGTTTGTTCTATATTATGGACTGGGCATTACGGGCTTGATCGTCTTGTTCACAGCGATTCTAATGGAGCGGAGCTACAGACTGAAAGGGATCGGCTTTATCGTATTATACTTAGCGGTTCTAGCTGGATTAGCCTCAATACCCTATCTTATGGGTTATAGCAGATACGATAGCTACTTCTATCCCGGAGAAATCTTAGGTGCTTGTCTCGGATTAATAGTGATTATTGCTGGAGGTTCGCTTTGGTACAGCTTGTATCTATTGCGTAAGAAAATATCGGTATAATTGAAGGGGAATGGAGGTTAAGGAATGAGAAAATATATGGTTACCGCCGTTCTTGTAGTGTTCGCGGTTGTTACAATCGGGACGTATTATGTACAGGCTTCACAAGAGACACCACCTAATTATAAGCTGACGATGGTTCAAGGGGATGCTTCTCTCGTTGAAGATATAGCTTTATACGGAAATTATCTGACTAAGGATAGTGTTTTTGGCATCAAACGAGCTAATATCACTACAAATGGTACAGATTATCCAGATGAAAAGTTAACGATCAGCCAAAGCTTAAACCGAAGACCAGTGAACACACAATTGGATAAATGGAGGGATCAGCATCGTCAGTTCATGCGTGGAAAGAAGAACTTAGCTGGGTTTTAT
It contains:
- a CDS encoding GntR family transcriptional regulator; amino-acid sequence: MTEEQKSGVSFNIREPVYIQVVRHFKEQIATGQIGAGDKIPSRRELASVMKINANTAQKAYKEMEEQGLIVTEGNSPSRITQDQQILNSIRAELIESAVDIFISSIQNIQIPVEELVDIIKTKYTSERKLSPEDGDTR
- a CDS encoding ABC transporter ATP-binding protein, which produces MIQVNQMVKNYGFKKVLNGVSFTAAKGEITCLIGINGAGKSTVLKSIMGLTPFKGEVLIDNVSLTPVMYEKITFIPDSLTMLSNMRIADCLIFMADFYRNWNAERAKELLKFFQLSSSDRVSSLSKGMAAKVNLLLGLALDCDYILMDEPFSGIDMFSREQITDVFTSELIEDRGVIITTHEINDIEHLIDKAVLLQHGKVEREFYCEEVREQEGKSITDVMREVYMK